In Propionimicrobium sp. PCR01-08-3, one DNA window encodes the following:
- a CDS encoding LicD family protein, with protein MEAIELPEMKTLELGILIDVADFCTRHGLRYYLAYGTLLGAIRHHGFIPWDDDIDITMPREDYEKLYGLFNDEHAGSNLKLISYRDKSSIYPFFKIVDSRTYVDEQYVDPRYRSGVWIDIFPVDGLPADDEPFRANARTKRVYDFVVANPRVASSPLRKAIKSVLTPLARRRDIYAEAKRLDRLAAATPITDSNDVATVIWSYGPAERMPHSFLESTTVEFEGHSFLAPRSYDAFLTSIFGDYMTPPPEDQRLPHFCKSYWKDGTLHD; from the coding sequence ATGGAAGCGATTGAACTTCCCGAGATGAAAACGCTCGAGTTGGGCATCTTGATTGATGTGGCAGACTTCTGCACCCGTCATGGCTTGCGGTATTACCTTGCCTATGGGACGCTGCTCGGCGCAATACGTCACCACGGCTTCATACCGTGGGACGACGACATCGATATCACCATGCCCCGGGAGGATTATGAGAAACTCTACGGCCTATTCAATGACGAGCATGCCGGATCGAATCTGAAGCTCATTTCGTATCGGGATAAGTCATCGATCTATCCATTCTTCAAGATCGTTGACAGCAGAACCTACGTCGACGAGCAATATGTGGATCCTCGATATCGATCAGGTGTGTGGATCGACATCTTTCCCGTTGACGGTCTACCAGCAGACGACGAGCCGTTCCGGGCCAATGCCCGGACTAAACGCGTCTATGACTTTGTCGTAGCAAATCCTCGCGTTGCGAGCAGCCCCCTCCGAAAGGCCATCAAGAGCGTCCTAACGCCACTTGCACGACGTAGGGATATCTATGCGGAGGCAAAGAGACTCGACCGACTGGCGGCCGCGACGCCGATCACTGACAGTAATGATGTTGCTACGGTGATCTGGTCATACGGCCCGGCTGAACGGATGCCGCACTCCTTTCTGGAATCCACGACCGTGGAGTTTGAAGGGCACAGCTTCCTGGCACCACGCAGCTATGACGCCTTTTTGACATCCATCTTTGGGGACTACATGACTCCACCGCCCGAAGATCAGCGGCTCCCACACTTTTGTAAGTCTTATTGGAAAGATGGCACTTTGCATGACTGA
- a CDS encoding glycosyltransferase family 2 protein codes for MTELLGQARGHPVVASFNDRYHYGYSQRQACNMRQVERLCIFTPTYNRAHTLEALFESLKRQNSRQFYWLIVDDGSTDDTEALVRRFMTDAPFRIEYSKQPNGGKQRAYNRGVELCTSELFLCVDSDDLLAPRAVDTVLDSWVSYQDDPTVAGLIGMCGSDAETPLSNGMPPGITRTTYWDLYYKHGHKGDTAPLHRTEILKRYPFWVADGEKFMAEPYVYHQIDQHYSLGVIDRVLIVREYLADGYTANVRAITKKNPIGYMTLKRMYVEYSDTFWLKFYNSILYLVGCQLSGTRRGVRNAPNRIIAALAYIPSVILRRTVYR; via the coding sequence GTGACCGAGTTACTCGGCCAGGCGCGAGGACATCCGGTGGTCGCCAGCTTCAATGACCGATACCACTATGGATACAGCCAACGGCAAGCCTGTAACATGCGCCAGGTGGAGCGTTTATGCATATTCACCCCGACGTACAATCGGGCGCACACACTTGAGGCGCTGTTCGAAAGCCTCAAGCGACAGAACTCACGGCAGTTCTACTGGCTGATCGTCGACGACGGCTCCACGGACGACACCGAAGCACTCGTGCGACGCTTTATGACGGACGCTCCCTTCCGCATCGAGTACTCCAAACAGCCCAACGGCGGCAAACAACGCGCCTACAACCGTGGCGTCGAGTTGTGCACCAGCGAACTCTTTCTATGCGTCGATTCGGACGATCTGCTCGCTCCTCGAGCAGTTGACACTGTCTTGGACAGCTGGGTGTCGTATCAGGACGATCCGACTGTCGCTGGCCTGATCGGAATGTGCGGGAGCGACGCCGAAACACCGCTCAGTAACGGCATGCCTCCAGGGATCACCCGCACAACCTATTGGGATCTCTACTACAAACATGGTCACAAGGGCGATACGGCTCCGCTGCACCGCACGGAGATCCTCAAGCGTTATCCATTCTGGGTGGCCGACGGCGAGAAGTTCATGGCGGAGCCCTACGTCTATCACCAGATCGATCAGCACTATTCGCTTGGTGTTATCGATCGGGTTCTCATCGTGCGCGAGTATCTGGCCGATGGCTATACCGCCAATGTCCGTGCCATCACGAAGAAGAACCCGATCGGCTACATGACGCTTAAACGCATGTATGTGGAATACTCCGACACCTTCTGGTTGAAGTTCTACAACTCGATCCTCTACCTCGTCGGCTGCCAACTCAGCGGTACCCGCCGTGGCGTGCGCAACGCTCCCAATCGCATCATTGCGGCGTTGGCCTACATACCCTCAGTCATCCTACGCAGAACGGTTTATCGCTAA
- the galE gene encoding UDP-glucose 4-epimerase GalE: MSVLVVGGAGYIGSHVVRLLRESGTDVVVVDDLSNGVPARIGDTTLEQIDISANAAPEALAGVIRREKVDAVIHFAAKKQVGESVERPLFYYQQNIGGLVNVLEAMRRENVTKMIFSSSASVYGAPEDAVVTEDSPTEPINPYGRSKLIGEWILADCERAWGLNWVALRYFNVAGAGWPELGDSVIMNLIPMVLDKLADGAAPRVFGDDYPTPDGTCIRDYVHVKDLAEAHIAALHGLDGQLTHHVFNVGTGRGSSVTEVIESIGRVSGLDTSPLVEGRRAGDPPKLIASADRIREDLGFVAKADLDEIVASAWEAWQAGPRRIEA, encoded by the coding sequence ATGAGCGTTCTTGTTGTGGGTGGCGCGGGCTACATCGGCTCCCATGTGGTTCGGTTGCTACGCGAATCGGGCACCGACGTTGTGGTCGTGGACGACCTGTCCAACGGCGTGCCTGCCCGGATCGGTGATACCACGCTCGAACAGATCGACATCTCCGCCAATGCTGCGCCCGAGGCTCTCGCCGGTGTTATCCGCCGCGAGAAGGTTGACGCGGTCATTCACTTCGCCGCGAAGAAGCAGGTCGGCGAATCGGTCGAGCGTCCGCTCTTCTATTACCAGCAGAATATCGGCGGCCTGGTGAATGTGCTGGAGGCGATGCGCCGCGAGAACGTGACAAAGATGATCTTCTCGTCGTCTGCTTCGGTCTATGGCGCGCCTGAGGATGCAGTGGTCACCGAGGATTCGCCGACCGAACCCATCAACCCATATGGACGCTCCAAGCTGATCGGTGAGTGGATTCTCGCGGACTGCGAGCGGGCTTGGGGGCTCAACTGGGTGGCACTGCGTTACTTCAACGTCGCCGGTGCCGGCTGGCCCGAACTTGGAGATTCGGTGATCATGAATCTGATCCCGATGGTGCTCGACAAGCTCGCCGACGGTGCGGCGCCCCGTGTCTTCGGCGACGACTATCCCACCCCCGACGGCACCTGCATTCGCGATTATGTGCACGTGAAAGACCTTGCCGAGGCCCATATCGCCGCGCTGCACGGTCTTGACGGCCAACTCACCCATCACGTGTTCAATGTGGGCACCGGCCGGGGTTCATCGGTCACCGAGGTCATCGAATCGATCGGACGCGTCTCCGGGCTGGACACTTCGCCTCTGGTCGAGGGACGCCGCGCCGGGGACCCACCGAAGCTGATCGCCTCCGCCGACCGAATCCGCGAGGATCTGGGCTTTGTCGCGAAGGCCGACCTCGACGAGATCGTTGCGTCCGCCTGGGAAGCCTGGCAGGCAGGGCCCCGGCGCATCGAGGCGTAA
- a CDS encoding DUF2142 domain-containing protein, which produces MVPLAGFLLTGWAWAWSSPVGSGPDDDYHMASIWCPTPLETSGCLAGYDDSGNAIIHIPNSIGPRACYAQHPDESGGCQRDVEREVQTTRVDNGGYPGGYYDFMHWFVGPDTHQSVYSMRVFNVILAGLLFAATAAVSGKSARLPVIGGMIVGLVPLGIFLVASVNPSAWAIIGVAVAWGSTHALIAPHSARWKRIGAVLLLLLGATIAAVSRGDAGAFVVVVTAGYLILQYRRGAPRIAIFGVVLASLIGLIGFMSAGQSASGLTQPWIDGGSLTGFSLLIRNIRDLPLLFGGMFGYQWGLGWLDTSLPSITAVAMLMVVGGILFVGTQRISWRKGLILMMLFGAASALALWTLQLSNTTVGNQVQPRYLLPLILVFCMVLFVDENHSERSIHFPVATRWLVWTFLVIAQCFALQRNIRRYITGIDVDGFNLNVAVEWWEAPVQPMTLWVLGTLGFAMFAAALLYVGRPTEAEGSAAEDLEPTPKRATAQA; this is translated from the coding sequence ATGGTCCCGCTCGCGGGGTTTTTGCTGACAGGCTGGGCTTGGGCCTGGTCATCACCTGTGGGATCAGGTCCCGATGACGATTATCACATGGCGAGTATCTGGTGTCCTACGCCTCTTGAGACATCCGGGTGCCTTGCAGGATACGATGATTCAGGAAACGCCATAATTCATATCCCCAATTCGATTGGTCCACGTGCATGTTATGCGCAGCACCCAGACGAGTCTGGGGGATGCCAGCGCGATGTTGAGCGTGAAGTTCAAACGACGCGGGTAGATAATGGCGGATACCCGGGCGGCTACTACGACTTCATGCATTGGTTCGTCGGCCCTGATACACACCAAAGTGTGTATTCAATGCGGGTGTTCAATGTGATACTCGCTGGGCTGCTGTTCGCTGCAACTGCTGCTGTGAGTGGAAAATCGGCGCGGCTACCAGTGATCGGTGGCATGATTGTCGGGCTTGTGCCGCTCGGGATCTTTTTAGTGGCGTCGGTCAATCCAAGCGCCTGGGCGATTATCGGCGTTGCCGTAGCTTGGGGCAGTACTCACGCATTAATCGCTCCGCATTCTGCTCGATGGAAGCGAATTGGAGCAGTTTTGTTGCTGCTTTTGGGGGCGACGATTGCCGCTGTAAGCCGGGGAGATGCCGGTGCTTTCGTAGTGGTGGTGACGGCAGGATATCTGATACTTCAGTATCGTCGAGGGGCACCACGAATCGCCATCTTCGGCGTCGTCTTGGCGAGTCTAATTGGGCTAATCGGGTTTATGTCAGCAGGTCAATCGGCTAGTGGTCTAACTCAACCATGGATTGACGGAGGATCGCTCACGGGGTTTTCTTTGCTGATTCGTAATATTCGGGACTTGCCGCTGCTCTTTGGTGGAATGTTCGGGTATCAATGGGGGCTGGGTTGGCTGGATACCAGCCTGCCAAGCATCACGGCCGTTGCGATGCTTATGGTGGTTGGGGGTATCCTCTTCGTTGGCACGCAGCGGATTTCCTGGCGTAAAGGGTTGATCCTAATGATGCTTTTTGGCGCGGCATCGGCTCTCGCGCTCTGGACGCTACAGCTAAGTAATACGACAGTTGGCAACCAGGTACAACCCCGTTATCTGCTGCCCCTCATCTTGGTCTTTTGCATGGTGCTTTTCGTGGATGAAAATCATTCTGAGCGTTCGATTCACTTCCCCGTGGCGACACGGTGGCTGGTGTGGACGTTCTTGGTCATCGCTCAGTGCTTCGCCCTACAACGAAACATCCGACGGTATATAACTGGCATCGATGTTGATGGCTTCAATTTGAATGTGGCCGTTGAATGGTGGGAAGCGCCGGTGCAGCCCATGACACTGTGGGTACTCGGCACGCTTGGATTTGCCATGTTTGCAGCGGCGCTTCTTTATGTAGGGAGGCCGACTGAGGCCGAGGGCTCCGCCGCGGAAGATCTTGAGCCGACACCTAAGCGAGCAACAGCACAGGCGTAG
- the rfbB gene encoding dTDP-glucose 4,6-dehydratase, translating into MSKLLVTGGAGFIGSNFVHHVMAHTDDQVVVLDKLTYAGNLASLEGLPENRYEFVKGDICDRELVDDLVSKVDTVVHFAAESHNDNSLNNPEPFITTNLYGTFSLLEAVRAHDKRYHHISTDEVYGDLELDDPDKFHETTPYKPSSPYSSSKAGSDHLVRAWARSFGVRATISNCSNNYGPRQHVEKFIPRQVTNVIDGIRPKLYGQGLNVRDWIHVDDHNSAVLRILEAGEIGETYLIGANGEKDNKTVIELILSEMGQPADAYDHVNDRPGHDMRYAIDSTKLRTELGWQPKYNNFETGLAATIEWYRANEGWWRPQKAAVEAKYAAQGQ; encoded by the coding sequence ATGAGCAAACTCTTGGTGACCGGTGGCGCCGGTTTCATTGGGTCGAACTTCGTCCACCACGTGATGGCCCACACCGACGATCAAGTGGTGGTGCTGGATAAGCTCACCTACGCGGGCAATCTGGCCTCCCTGGAGGGGCTGCCCGAGAACCGGTACGAATTCGTCAAGGGCGACATCTGTGACCGGGAGCTTGTTGATGATCTGGTCAGCAAGGTTGACACGGTGGTGCATTTCGCAGCCGAATCCCATAATGACAACTCTTTGAACAATCCCGAGCCGTTCATCACCACCAATCTCTACGGCACCTTCTCGCTACTCGAAGCCGTCCGCGCGCACGACAAGCGCTACCACCACATCTCGACCGACGAGGTCTACGGCGATCTCGAGCTCGACGATCCCGACAAGTTCCACGAGACGACGCCTTACAAGCCGTCGAGCCCGTACTCGTCGTCCAAGGCGGGTTCTGATCATCTGGTGCGAGCTTGGGCACGCAGCTTCGGCGTACGTGCGACGATCAGCAACTGCTCCAACAACTACGGTCCCCGCCAGCATGTGGAGAAGTTCATTCCGCGCCAGGTCACCAATGTGATCGACGGCATCCGCCCCAAGCTGTACGGCCAAGGGCTCAATGTGCGCGATTGGATTCATGTGGACGACCACAACTCTGCGGTGCTGCGCATTCTCGAAGCCGGCGAGATCGGCGAGACCTACCTGATCGGCGCCAACGGTGAGAAAGACAACAAGACCGTGATCGAGCTGATTCTCTCCGAGATGGGGCAGCCGGCAGACGCCTACGATCACGTGAACGACCGCCCCGGCCACGACATGCGCTACGCGATCGACTCCACGAAGCTGCGCACCGAGCTGGGCTGGCAGCCGAAGTACAACAATTTCGAGACAGGGCTTGCGGCCACCATCGAGTGGTACCGCGCCAACGAGGGCTGGTGGCGGCCACAGAAGGCGGCCGTCGAGGCCAAATACGCCGCCCAGGGCCAGTAA
- a CDS encoding bifunctional dTDP-4-dehydrorhamnose 3,5-epimerase family protein/NAD(P)-dependent oxidoreductase, whose product MEAGKQLRIEETPIPGFLRIDLTVHADNRGWFKENWQREKMMALGLPNLGPVQNNISFNDEVGVTRGIHAEPWDKYISVATGRVFGAWVDLREGPSFGAVYSCEIDPSVAVYVPKGVGNAYQTLEPNTAYTYLVNAHWSPEVSYTFLNLADETVAIDWPIPLDQAIQSDKDKGHPRLADVKPFAVACAPAKKVLVTGANGQLGRELMRQLPEAGFAADGVDLPDFDISNAEQMAGVDWAGYEVIINAAAWTNVDGAETAEGRPAAWKANAGGPANLARAASAQGITLVHISSEYTFDGTKNPHTEAEPPSPLGVYGQSKAGGDAAIVSTPKHYLVRTSWVVGDGKNFVRTMAGLAEKGISPSVVSDQVGRLTFTTDLAAGIIHLLSTGAEYGTYNLSNEGPETSWQQVAARVFELTGHDPSQVSPISTEEYFAGKQVAARPLNSTMDLTKIEATGFVPATADQRLREYLQEYLR is encoded by the coding sequence ATTGAGGCTGGCAAGCAACTGCGCATCGAAGAGACGCCGATCCCGGGATTCTTGCGGATCGATCTGACGGTGCACGCAGACAACAGAGGCTGGTTCAAGGAGAACTGGCAGCGCGAGAAGATGATGGCGCTCGGCCTGCCCAATCTCGGCCCCGTGCAGAACAACATTTCGTTCAACGACGAAGTCGGCGTGACCCGCGGCATTCATGCAGAGCCGTGGGACAAGTACATTTCGGTGGCCACCGGCCGCGTTTTCGGAGCCTGGGTCGACCTGCGGGAGGGCCCCAGTTTCGGTGCCGTGTACAGCTGCGAGATCGACCCGAGCGTTGCTGTTTACGTGCCGAAGGGTGTCGGCAACGCTTACCAGACCCTCGAGCCCAATACCGCCTACACCTACTTGGTGAATGCGCATTGGAGCCCTGAGGTTTCGTACACCTTCCTCAATCTTGCGGACGAAACCGTCGCCATCGATTGGCCGATTCCGCTCGATCAGGCCATCCAGTCCGACAAGGATAAAGGCCATCCGAGGCTTGCTGATGTGAAGCCGTTCGCCGTCGCGTGCGCTCCCGCAAAGAAGGTGCTGGTCACCGGAGCCAACGGCCAGCTCGGTCGCGAACTGATGCGGCAGCTGCCTGAGGCCGGATTCGCGGCCGACGGAGTCGACCTGCCCGACTTCGACATCTCCAACGCCGAGCAGATGGCCGGTGTCGACTGGGCGGGCTACGAGGTGATCATCAATGCCGCCGCCTGGACCAATGTCGATGGTGCCGAGACCGCCGAAGGGCGCCCCGCTGCTTGGAAGGCCAACGCGGGGGGTCCGGCAAACCTGGCACGCGCTGCATCGGCACAGGGAATCACGCTGGTGCATATTTCGAGCGAATACACCTTCGACGGCACCAAGAACCCGCACACCGAGGCCGAGCCGCCGAGCCCACTCGGCGTTTACGGGCAGTCCAAGGCCGGCGGCGACGCCGCGATCGTCTCCACCCCGAAGCACTATCTGGTCCGCACCAGCTGGGTGGTGGGCGACGGCAAGAACTTCGTTCGCACGATGGCCGGGCTCGCCGAAAAAGGTATCAGCCCGTCAGTGGTTTCCGACCAGGTCGGGCGGCTGACCTTCACCACAGATCTGGCGGCAGGCATCATCCATCTACTCAGCACCGGTGCCGAATACGGCACCTACAACCTGTCGAATGAGGGCCCAGAAACCAGCTGGCAGCAAGTGGCGGCACGGGTCTTCGAACTTACCGGTCATGACCCGAGCCAGGTCTCGCCGATCAGCACCGAGGAGTACTTCGCAGGCAAGCAGGTCGCTGCGCGTCCGTTGAACAGCACCATGGATCTCACCAAGATCGAGGCAACCGGCTTCGTTCCGGCAACTGCGGATCAGCGCCTCCGGGAGTACCTGCAGGAGTACTTACGCTGA
- a CDS encoding glycosyltransferase domain-containing protein — protein MRVVYSALLGEYENLKEQPIAAATTIPFILFTDDPTLGSDTWNVRLITPEFPMDIVRSSRDIKVLGHPGLEDFDETLWIDNRVELLVDPDQILDEWLAQSDLALFEHSFRDALINEFYAVVNEGYDDPSRVYEQLIHYAETKPEILDEKPLWTGLMARRKTHEVDAAMRLWMDHILRYSRRDQLSVNLAISDLGDRVARINGDNLHSEWHKWPLLEHDRRLKRDKSRPRDAFVHSIRAPLSRLSEIEGPVREYVRQLEETATERAAVIDNQQEQIDSLGREIESLSKKSQRDLSQAEAEVNTLRAELEALRETHSTLQAEANSLRAQLAGAIQRSALVRLKRRLYPLAQRLGVRP, from the coding sequence ATGAGAGTCGTCTACTCAGCGCTGCTTGGCGAGTATGAGAATTTGAAAGAACAGCCAATCGCAGCAGCGACAACAATTCCGTTCATCCTCTTCACCGACGACCCCACGCTTGGCAGCGATACCTGGAATGTGCGGCTCATCACGCCTGAGTTCCCGATGGACATCGTCCGTTCGTCACGGGATATCAAGGTTCTCGGGCACCCCGGTCTTGAGGACTTCGACGAGACACTTTGGATCGATAATCGAGTTGAACTTCTCGTCGACCCTGATCAGATCCTGGACGAATGGCTGGCGCAGTCAGATCTAGCCCTCTTTGAGCACTCCTTTCGGGACGCACTCATCAACGAGTTCTATGCGGTTGTCAACGAAGGCTACGACGACCCGTCGCGTGTTTACGAACAGCTGATTCACTACGCCGAAACGAAGCCAGAAATCTTGGACGAGAAGCCGCTGTGGACAGGCTTGATGGCTCGCCGAAAGACCCACGAAGTAGACGCAGCAATGCGGCTCTGGATGGACCATATCTTGCGTTACTCGCGACGTGATCAGCTTTCGGTTAACCTGGCCATCAGTGATCTCGGTGATCGGGTGGCGCGAATCAACGGAGATAATCTCCATTCAGAATGGCACAAGTGGCCACTTCTCGAGCATGACCGTCGACTCAAGCGTGACAAGTCACGTCCGAGGGATGCCTTCGTGCATTCGATCCGAGCACCGCTTTCAAGGCTGTCTGAGATAGAAGGGCCGGTTCGGGAGTACGTGCGCCAGCTCGAGGAGACAGCGACCGAGCGGGCAGCAGTTATCGACAACCAGCAAGAACAGATCGACTCGCTGGGCCGGGAGATCGAATCACTCAGCAAGAAATCCCAACGGGACCTCAGCCAAGCCGAGGCCGAGGTCAATACGTTGCGAGCCGAGCTCGAAGCGCTTCGCGAAACACACTCCACGCTTCAAGCTGAAGCCAATTCCCTACGCGCTCAACTAGCTGGCGCAATCCAGCGGAGTGCGCTCGTGCGCCTGAAGCGACGCCTGTACCCCTTGGCGCAGCGCCTCGGCGTTCGCCCATAG
- the rfbA gene encoding glucose-1-phosphate thymidylyltransferase RfbA, with amino-acid sequence MHGIILAGGTGSRLHPITQATSKQLLPVYDKPMIYYPLSTLMHAGIRDVLVITTPHEAEPFHRLLGDGSELGVNLQFAVQPEPKGLAQAFTIGADFIGSDSAALVLGDNIFYGRGLGTRLSQYTDIDGAAIFGYWVADPQAYGVVEIDDEGMAISIEEKPTQPKSHLAVPGLYFYDNSVIDYARNLQPSARGELEITDINRIYMEQHKLHVEVLPRGTAWLDTGTFDSLNDAGDFVRTIQARQGLQVGCPEEAAWRKGWLDDEALLARAEVLVKSGYGAYLRGLVEQGR; translated from the coding sequence ATGCACGGCATCATCCTTGCCGGCGGCACCGGAAGCCGCCTGCACCCGATAACTCAGGCGACGAGCAAGCAGCTGCTGCCGGTCTATGACAAGCCGATGATCTACTACCCACTGTCGACTCTGATGCATGCTGGCATCCGTGATGTCTTGGTTATCACCACCCCGCACGAGGCGGAGCCCTTCCACCGTCTGCTCGGCGATGGCTCAGAGCTCGGCGTGAATCTGCAGTTCGCTGTGCAGCCAGAGCCCAAGGGATTGGCCCAGGCATTCACCATCGGTGCCGACTTCATCGGTAGCGATTCGGCCGCATTGGTGCTGGGCGACAACATCTTCTACGGGCGCGGACTTGGTACCAGGCTGAGCCAGTACACCGACATCGACGGTGCGGCGATCTTCGGGTACTGGGTGGCCGATCCACAGGCCTATGGAGTGGTTGAGATCGATGATGAAGGCATGGCGATCTCAATCGAGGAGAAGCCGACTCAGCCGAAATCGCATCTGGCGGTGCCTGGCCTCTACTTCTATGACAATTCGGTCATCGACTATGCCCGCAACCTGCAACCCAGTGCACGTGGGGAGCTGGAGATCACCGATATCAACCGCATTTACATGGAGCAGCACAAGTTGCACGTCGAAGTGTTGCCGCGGGGAACAGCTTGGCTCGACACCGGAACGTTCGATTCGCTCAACGACGCGGGTGACTTCGTCCGCACGATTCAGGCCCGCCAAGGTCTGCAGGTCGGCTGCCCCGAAGAGGCGGCCTGGCGCAAGGGCTGGTTGGACGACGAGGCGTTGCTCGCCAGAGCAGAGGTACTCGTGAAGTCAGGTTACGGTGCGTACCTGCGTGGGCTGGTGGAGCAAGGACGGTGA
- a CDS encoding DUF2142 domain-containing protein: MESVDTKTASSGNPKPLNYILVVGGLLALLTGLACWAMSSPTGASPDEDYHLGSIWCPRPIESSGCSYETENDQIVSVDVPQSVANPMSCYIRHTQQNAACADALSDSAFQPTDRFDNGTYPLGFYHVNHLFVGPDVDRSVTSMKVFNALLGLGGLALASILAPPKLRHSAVVAATVAWVPMGVYFISSVNPSSWSISGCLIYAVALIGAVESTGKRRWALLAVAGYGALLAIESRTDARIYVLVISLAIWVFVRITRKRLLLLTASALASIPGLLVFLPTEGGSQFTGSGGWPMSEWPLPKIFAYNIMSLPEYLGSLWGLRWGPGWFDVPLLGWSTLTMIAVAGGVVFVGIQELYWRKALAVVLISGALCGIPVVSLTLRHVQPVIFYQGRYLLPLLAVVLLLCLARQGARSFFLARGQLALIVVISGVANALALRRIIARYASGVLTEDYSFAVFNPQWWPWPISIDAFWAVGSLTMAIGLCCLLIASARSVKLLQSDGDRAMTPKRAARAD, from the coding sequence GTGGAATCTGTCGACACCAAGACTGCATCTTCTGGGAACCCAAAACCACTGAACTACATCCTCGTAGTGGGTGGCTTGCTAGCGCTGCTCACGGGACTGGCTTGTTGGGCGATGTCGTCACCCACTGGGGCTTCACCTGACGAGGACTACCACCTCGGCAGCATCTGGTGCCCACGGCCAATCGAAAGCTCGGGTTGCAGCTACGAGACAGAGAACGATCAAATCGTCAGCGTCGACGTTCCGCAGTCGGTCGCGAACCCGATGTCCTGTTATATCCGGCACACCCAGCAGAATGCTGCCTGCGCCGATGCACTGTCAGATTCAGCCTTCCAACCTACTGACCGGTTCGACAATGGGACCTATCCACTCGGCTTCTATCACGTCAATCATCTTTTTGTCGGCCCAGATGTAGACCGCTCCGTGACCTCAATGAAGGTCTTTAATGCCTTGCTCGGGCTCGGAGGGCTTGCCCTTGCATCAATACTGGCACCTCCCAAGCTTCGTCATTCGGCAGTGGTAGCAGCAACAGTTGCCTGGGTGCCGATGGGCGTTTACTTCATCTCATCGGTCAACCCCAGCTCCTGGTCCATTTCAGGTTGCCTTATCTATGCCGTTGCCCTGATAGGGGCCGTTGAATCCACGGGAAAACGCCGCTGGGCGCTGCTCGCCGTGGCCGGTTACGGGGCCTTGCTTGCGATCGAGAGCAGAACCGATGCCAGAATCTACGTTCTTGTCATCAGCCTCGCCATATGGGTATTCGTTCGCATTACACGGAAGAGACTTCTTCTCCTTACGGCGTCAGCTCTGGCTTCGATTCCCGGTCTCCTCGTTTTTCTTCCCACAGAAGGAGGCAGTCAATTCACAGGATCCGGCGGCTGGCCAATGAGTGAGTGGCCGTTGCCCAAGATATTTGCATATAACATCATGAGCCTGCCGGAGTATCTGGGTTCACTATGGGGGTTGCGGTGGGGCCCGGGATGGTTCGATGTGCCACTTCTTGGTTGGTCCACCCTCACGATGATCGCCGTCGCTGGTGGCGTGGTCTTTGTAGGTATTCAGGAGCTCTATTGGCGCAAGGCCTTGGCAGTGGTGCTTATCTCAGGTGCGCTCTGCGGTATCCCGGTTGTGAGTCTTACGCTTCGCCACGTACAGCCGGTCATTTTTTATCAGGGCAGGTACCTGCTGCCTCTTCTTGCGGTCGTATTGCTGTTGTGCCTAGCCCGCCAGGGCGCCCGGTCATTCTTCCTAGCACGCGGGCAGTTAGCACTCATAGTCGTAATATCCGGTGTTGCCAATGCCCTGGCCTTGCGCAGAATAATCGCCCGCTACGCCTCCGGGGTACTGACCGAGGACTACAGCTTTGCAGTCTTCAACCCGCAGTGGTGGCCCTGGCCGATTTCGATCGATGCCTTCTGGGCAGTTGGTTCACTGACAATGGCGATCGGACTGTGCTGTCTCTTGATAGCGTCAGCACGGTCAGTCAAACTACTCCAAAGCGACGGGGACCGCGCGATGACACCCAAGCGCGCAGCGCGAGCAGACTAA